The Sphingomonas carotinifaciens genomic sequence TCTCGATGTCCGGCGCAAAGCCCCAGGCGCGCTCGGCGGCGTCCAGGATCGCCGCGACGGTGGCCGGCGGCATCAGCGAGGGGGTGCCGCCGCCGAAGAAGATCGAACCCAGCCGCCGGCCCGGCAACGCCGCCACCTCATGCGCGAGATCGGCGAGCAGCGCATCCCGCCAGCGCGCCTGATCCACCGCTTCGCGGACATGGCTGTTGAAGTCGCAATAGGGACATTTGGAGACGCAGAAGGGCCAATGGACGTAAAGCGCGAGATCGGGGGACGTTGCGGCAGGCATGATGCGCGCCGATATGGCCGTGATGATCCCGTTACGCCACCCGCTGATCGCCGCCTTGTTGATGCTCGCGTCTTGCGCGCAAGGACCCGAACGCGTGGTCGAGCCGCGTCCCTCCACCGCGCCGGTCGCGCGTGGCGAGGGGCTGTTGCGGCGGGCGATGCTGGACGGGCAGAATGCAGCGCGCGGCGCGCTCGGCATCGCGCCGCTGGCATGGAGCGACACGCTGGCGAGAAGCGCGCGCGCCTATGCCGACGAGATGGCGCGCACCGGCCGCTTCCGCCATGCCGACCAGCCGCAGG encodes the following:
- a CDS encoding CAP domain-containing protein; translation: MMRADMAVMIPLRHPLIAALLMLASCAQGPERVVEPRPSTAPVARGEGLLRRAMLDGQNAARGALGIAPLAWSDTLARSARAYADEMARTGRFRHADQPQGPGREGENLWTGTRGAYAYDEMVGHWVAEKRDFVNGVTPDSSRTGRWEDVGHYAQIVWRNSREVGCAMASNAKDDFLVCRYSPSGNVVGERAY